TTTTGATCTGAATGGTGTGTCTCTACACTCTCTGAGGACAGGAGGTCTGAAGTTAGGGTGCTTGAATAGCTGTTCTTACATTTTAAGGATTAACCAACAGGTCCTTTAGTCGTGCGGTGAGACTTGGATTCGTAGAGTACTTTAAGGTTTTCAGAGACTTTTTGAAGTTAGATTTTCTTGTTTACAATTTACGCTAGAGAGAGCCCTTCACTTGGGCCACCTAGTTATTGTCCAAAGTCATAGTATTGAGTGATTGTTACTTTCTAGGTATTAAATATTTAACTGTGGGATGCCAAAATGGCAGAATATGAACCTAGGTACTCTTGCCAGATGTTTGCATCTGTTAACCCACAAGCCTGCTAGAGGCCCCATAATTATATAAATACTATTATTAGATCAGTTTTAATAGGGCCAGGTACTGTACCTTACTCTATTGTAAGTCGATGGACCACATACACTAATGCTCTTTCTTATGGCGCATACCAGAGAGAGCTGTGAGGCCATTTTTAACTAGCCAGCTGTTTGTAACAGAATGCATTTTGGAGTACAacctcttccccttttctttttttggtcaaacatatatatataatactggGACCTTGTtgcgtgcctgtaatccctgaaCTTGGGAGCTGGAGCAGAAGGATCTAGAGGTCAGGAGCCTTGGCTGTGTAACAGatgcaggccagcctggatatacagaacttgtcttaaaaaaaaaaaaaaaaaaacaccaaagtcaaatattttgtttttacaaaaccTTGTTGCTTAAGAATGCTGGATAATTCTTCATAGTAAAGCTAGAATCTAGTATAATTCAGCAACAAACACTTAATGCTTTTACCTTGGAAAGGGAACTTTGTTCTGCTGGGGTGCAGCTGTTGGGACAGTCTCTATCTTGTGAATTGCTAGACCTGGTGATATAGAGGAAAAGTGAAAGCTGCTATCCAGAAATGCCAGTTCACTCACCACGGACCAGGGAGGCAGGGATTCTGGAGTTAGGAATGTTTTGTAGAATTAATGATTGCTGAAGCAGTTAGATGTGTTGATTCTTTTGATGATAGCcaagtgaaattttattttatttttcttgtaggaagaaagaaacagaagcttGCTAAGGAGAGAGCTGGGCTTTCCAAGGTAATAAAATGGTCTGTGTTTTTGTAAGAGAGTAACTTAGACTGTAGGTTATCCAGGCCTGCTATATTTTCCTTTGGTGGTGACAACAAATGTCTTACTGGGTTAGCAGCAGAGTGAGGGTCTCTAGAGATGTGCACACCAAGAGGTAAAAGTGTTCTCAGCTACTTCATAATGGTTTAAAATGCAGCATTTGATtgaattttccttccttcctctagtGTCCTTTAAAAgatccacacctgtaatcctagtatttgagaaactcaggcagaggcagcctgggcaacatagtggaCTGTCTTAAATAACAAAAGGAACCCTGTGTATTCAATTCAAagttctttaaaagtttttaaaccTATGGGTCAGAATTGTCTAGGTTCTgatggatttaaaaaaacaaaccgtAACTTGTAGAATGTcagttatttcatttctttccatagGTCCTGTGTTCATAATTTTTAATGACTACATATGCTTTTTTAGCTATACTTGATTAAAACTAATCTGTGATATGTAAGTAAACTAGGCAAGTGCTAGTCACTATACATGTCACTTTTCCCTTGCTGACGTTCCCTTGGATTTGCAGAACAATTATTGAATCATTAATTGttccctttttttatttaaatcttttattttatttttcaaaacagtttctctctgtaacagttctggctgtcctggaacttgctttgtagaccagactggtcttgaactcacagaggttcacctgcctctgtctcccaagtgctgggattaaagcccagtgctaccactgcctggctcttaatTGTTCTTTTTAAAGCTTATTCAGGCAAGGAAAAATGGGATTGATAAATgttatacttttattattattttaaaccatTGGAGTGATCAGCATAGCTGACAAGTTCTAGTGAATTGAAGCTGGGAACTGCTGTGTTTTTCTAATATGTCCAGACTACCTTTCCAAGATGTGGGATACAGATAGATAACTTTAGACCTGTGTGTAAGTGTGACAGTCTGACAGGAggtatattatttaaaattcaacAGGTAGAACTGGGCATTGTGAGCTGTATCCTTTTCCCTGTCAGTTGCTTATGGTTGTTTATCATGAAAAATTAGAAGTAACTGATATGACCAACAAATGCACAATGAGTATGCTGTCATTTCTCAGTGGTATGTTCTGCCATTTGAAACTCAGTCTGGCAGACCCGTTGACAAGGACCTGTGATCCTTCTGAGGTCAGAGGTTTGAAGGTTTATGGCCAGCCTGTTAAGATCCtgtcaaaataaaaagaggactggaaatatagctcagtagtagagtgcttttctAGTATGTAGGGGGTCCTAGTTCAACCTCAAGTTCTACCAGCAAGAAAATTGTACACCTctgattatatatatgtatatacaggtgTAACAAATACAGAGAAGTTCTGGGTGCACATGAAAATGTGTATGAAGTATTAGAAGAGTGAATGGATGATAGTTTATCTATAATGGCTAAAACAGCATTATATAGATGATACATGTATAGGTAATGGAGATTTTTATAGATATATAGACAATATAGATATTTGTACTCTTTAGCTTTTTTTGACTCTGGTTTTGTTCTTAGaatgagccgtgtgtgtgtgtttgtgttttgtttggggaagggtattttgagacagggtctctctgtagccctggctgtcctggaacactgaagaccaggctggctttgaactccgaTTCACCTGTCTgcctccatttttaaattttagttggTTTTCTGTGTGTTGATTATATTTGTGGCTTAATTTCTTCTTATTCCTTTTCCAGTTACCTGACTTAAAAGATGCTGAAGCTGTTCAGAAATTCTTCCTTGAAGAGATACAGCTTGGTGAAGAGTTATTAGCACAAGGTAATAATCATTTCAGGATTCAGAAAGAAGTAGAATGAATTAttcatattgataaaaatttataaTGGCAGGACTTTCTTGCATAATTGTCGTTAGACAAAAGATTTCAAACATTTCAAGGTGAGTTTTAAGTACTTCATACTAAGGCTGGTTCTAGAAAGACAGACTCATGAGTGCCATTGTCTGGCACTGTTTTAAGTGAGTTTTAGGCTTACTTGCTCTGTCACAGGATATGGAAGATAGTAGTTGAGTGAAACTAAGAGAGAACTTCATTTTTGCAGAGATGACTCTAAAGTCACttaaagtgtgtttgtgtgtgtattcatagtGCAGTATAAATAGTAACTTAAGTGACGTGAGCTGGGTTTGCCAACACTCACCTGCTAATCAGGTTTTTTTCCTCAGTGTTGGTCCAAAAGAAAGTTAATTTACCTAACCAGGGTCACAGGGAATATTAGGGTTCTAAAAGGAACAGAACCAATAAAATGAACATACACACCTGAGTGGTTTATGGGCTGTGGTCTGACTAGTGTCAGCAGTGGCATCTCCTCATAGAAAGGTCAAGGATCTGGTAGTTTTCCAGTTCACAAGACTGTCTCAGCAGTCCCGATCTAGTCTCATCTAGTCCCAGGGATGTCCTAGAGAGCTGCCAGTTTTCAGTCTACGTTGGAATCATGAAATGTGTTCTAACACCATTGAAAGGGAATGGCTTGGGGTAGATGAACTTGCTgctgagagtgagggcaagcagacagAAAAGCATAGCCTTCTTTCGTGTCTGTGGGCTGCCTCCAGGATGTGTGGCCAGGATTTAGGGTGGGTTTCCAACCTCAGATAGTCCAACCAAGAAAAGtaactcggggctggagagatggctcagcagttaagagcactgactgcccttccagaggacctgggttcaattcccagcacccacatggcagttcacagctctctgtaactccagttctagggtacccgacacccccacacagacatacatacactaatgcacaaaataaaaataaattattaaaaaataactcaGATGTGCGTAGCTGCTAGGGTTTCAGTTGACTTTTacatgtagtcaagttgacagccagaGTAGCCATCATACCAGGTGTTTTTAGCATCTTGTTTTAGATCTGATCAGTTATGTGGTCCAGAATTTAGATACTTAATTACTTTGggccttatttatttacttacctgTATTGAaagatggttttgttttattgtttggttttattttttctccttatatcttttttgaattttttgagacagggtttctctgtgtaataaccctggctgttctggaactcaatttgtagaccagcctatctctgcctccctagtgctaggatttaaaggcattcaccaccacacccagctattaaacatcttttttggtttttcgagacagggtttctctgtgtagctttgcacctttcctggaactcacttggtagtccaggctggcctcgaactcacagagatccgcctggctctgcctcctgagtgctgggattaaaggcgtgcgccaccaccgcccggcttaaacatCTTAATAGGtattttttgttctagagttggGTAACATTTTGTTCTATACAATAAAATGGTTCCTAGGGAGATTGTTTTTTAGCTTTTATTGCAAAAGTATTTTTGAAGTTGTTGCTATCATTAATATAAAATTGGTGTCATGTTTCAGATTTTATATTGGATTCAGATAGAGTTGAACTTCATGCATAATGTATATTTGTTCCATTTGTTTTATGAGGAAAGTTTATGGTAGTGATCCACTTTACACTtcttaaagttttaaaatgtggGATGTGTACATGAATTCCATGTGTGGGTGTGGCGGTTAGAGGAAAACTTGGAAACAGTTATCTTCCACCCTCATGTgagtctggggattgaactaaggtATCCAGGCTTGCATTATATCTGcagagccacctcactggctccAACTTACTTCTTAAGAGAAGTAgttttgtgttttagtttttcCAGTCAGTTTCACCAAGAGTCAGGTAGCCTAGTTCTTGTATTCAAATAACTAGCAAACTTAACTAGTTTCCAAACTTTACCTAGATTAAGAACAATGTGAGTAATCAAATCATAAGTACAGAAAAATAGATTTCCCAAGGTGCCCTAAAGAGGCTCAGGCACTGTGTGTTCCTAGCACTAGGGTGGTGCTTCAGCCTGGAATGAGTAAGTTCCTCTGGTCTAGCCAGCTGCAGCATGAGCACTGCTGTTTAAACAGAAAAGATTATTGCCAGTGTTGGTTCAGAGGAGGCCTGGTGTCTGCTGGAGTAGGGACTGAGTAAGCGAGCCAGTCATTCTGTCACCTTCAGCTCTGTATCACATGGTCTCAGGGCCTGTCCCTGGGCAGGGCCTCCTGGTGGCATCATTACATCTCAGTACCCTAGGAAAGGAACTGGTCGTGCAGAGTCAGAGTGATGGCTGCACATACCCAGGTGACAGTGGGCAACACAGTCAGGTCGTGTCCCGATTTGTATAGGTGGGATAACCATAATTCCCACAAGAGCCGAGATAGCTATTTCTGACCATGCTTGGGAGGCTCTGAAAGCATTCGGTGCTGGTGCCTCAGTCCATCCACAGCAGTCAGTTGGTAAAATATGTTCATTCCGTGGGTACAAGGAAATTCAGTATCAATTTTTTACTTGCCACTGATTTaggctaggattggttgatgactaAATTTTGATGGCTTCAGATACTATGTGCAATCTTGCAGGTGAATACGAGAAGGGTGTGGACCACCTGACAAATGCAATCGCTGTGTGTGGACAGCCTCAGCAGCTGCTGCAAGTGTTACAGCAAACTCTTCCACCACCAGTGTTCCAGATGCTTCTGACCAAGCTTCCAACCATTAGTCAGGTAAGGAGTTGAAGTGTTGGAGAGTAACACATGGATTGATCTGAGAACTATACGCTCAGGGGCAAGTCTGCTGAGCATATAATACTGAATGTGCCAGACCTGGAAGTGGTTTTCCTAATGATACATTGTGCAGGTGACTATCATAAGGTCCGGGCTTCTGTTAGGTAAGAATCATAAGTGTACATGCTTGGTGTTCAGTGTATGGCCTTTATTTACATTTGAGTCCCTAAATTAGGCCACTTGGCTACTCCTATTGGGGATGCAGTGCGTTTTGGAGCCCTTGTCCATTGTCCTCAAGGCTCTGGACATGCTTGTAGGATATCATATCAAGGTTTCAGTTTAGTTAACTTAGCAGAGCATAGTCTGGACCATCCTGGTGTCCCTGTGCCCATTCTTGGTACTGTCTGTACTTCTTTGGGCTGCTGCTGTGGGCTTTGAATTTGGTATATATCCCCAAATTTCTTCTCAGAAGTGCAAAGTGCACGTATTAATGATTAATGTAGTTGagtatggtagcacatgtctgtaatcccagtactctgggggGGCTGAGTCAGGGCTGTTtagtgagattttgtctcaaaacagTAGGTACAAATTGGGTAAATATTCAATATAGTGGATTCTGTTCATACGGATCCTTTCTAAGgaatccaaaatgaatctcagaaCAGGTACTGCATGTGCTGATTTTCAGTTTGATATGGTTAAGAATTAGCAAAGTGGTGAGGGGAAggaaattttcataaaattttttagTAACTTGTGTCTTACTCAAGTTAGGCAAAGGCTTTACCATTGAGTCACATTCCTAGCTCCTTCATATTGATTTTTAACTCAGCTAGAGGTCTGGGGGAAAATTAAATTCCCCCAAAGATTTGAGGAAGATTTAGAAAACTAAGAACTTGAGCTAAGGCTTTTTAAAGTTAGATAATATGGTTCCATTCTGTCCACACCTCAGTTACTGTTAGGTGCTGTTGAAGGAGTAGCTCTCgtagtctgttttgtgttgctgtgatcaCAGCCAGTTTTGAGAATGGAGAAGACTAAGCATTTGGCTCTGGCTGTATCTGTCCAGGAGCCACCCGACAGTCACATCGTGACACAGAATTGAAAGGGGAACCAAGGGAAACCAGACCTGTGTGGAATGGGCAGTGAAGGCTGGGAGTCGGTGTTTAGCTGCTTGTTCAGGAACTGATCCAGTTGGAGAGTGGAACCTTACAGATCTCATCACTGTCCTCTAGGATTCTCAATACTGCCACACTGGTGCCTAAGTGTCCAGTACAGGGACTGTTGGGAACAAAGCAAGGCCAGGCCGAAGCAGCACTGTAAGAACGTCATAGATTTGCCTGGTTGGCACCTAAATTCTTTAACAGCTTGTATTACTCTGTTACCTTGTCTTTCATAAGTTATATATGCAGATTTTTGTGGGGGTGTTAATTTTGTAATGCAGTATTGCTTCCTGTAATGGCTGTGAGCTGGAAAGGGAAATTATGAAGCATAGAAGGAGGCTTGGTAAGATATTCTCATTGCTGTTCTTGGTTTGTGTGGGGGTGAAAAGTCTTTAGATTATATAATTGACAAACAGCATTGTGTCATgtacttcatttattcatttaaattttggTAAGGAACTGAAGCTTGTATGACCATACCCCTCAACGCCATCACCAGcactcctccttcccctcctcagcATCCCTAGTGTTAAGATTTCAGGTAGATGTCACCATTCCCAGCTGATCTTTGTCTTCTCAGACGATAGTGTGTGAAGTGTGGAATCTGTGTCAGAATCTGAGAATTTtagcaagagttggttctttgaatgTGAAGAGCAGTTTAAGTTGAAATTAGACACTtctcaaaattaattttctttttctttcagagaaTTGTAAGTGCTCAGAGCTTGGCTGAAGATGATGTGGAATGAGCCAGATATCAACACGATAAAATCTCAGTTAAAAATGATTTAACCATTAGCTTGGAAGCTGATCGGCTCTGGGGAATAAGGGCAAATACACTTGTCATGAACTGTCCTACACTGAAGTCTACCAAAGTGAATGTGTACTTTGAGTAGATCCATTGtctgttctatttattttttccagtgaAAAGTATTTTGATAgaacttttcattttataaatacacCGAGTTAACCAAAATATCATGGATTTCGTTTATTCTTAAGACATGCAATTCaaatgtaaatacagtagagtattagGTAAAAACTCAGtgatgaattttaaaacattggAAGAGACTACGGAGGATAGTTGAATAatgtccattttttaaaaagctctagTACATTTTACTGTAAGTCATCCAATTGGATAGAAACTTGTGTTTGTGAAAACTGAGCATTAAAATCTTGCAGAGACtgtttctttctgtttacttttggACATGTGAAGTGTGCTGTTGTGCGGTTAGCGATCCCATTCCCTCCCCGTGTTTCCTAAAAGCTTCAGTCTACATCAGTGGCTTAATGTCCTCTGGGGACTAACCCCTAGTATTTCAGGCACCTGGCTGCAGAAAGCACCAGGATTCGACCTGGGTGAGCCTTGCCTGCTGTCCGCTCACTCTGCTCTTTCTAGACTGAGAGATCCAGTCTGCTCATCTCTTGGGTGGCTCTGTTCAGCGTGGAGTTTAATTGGTTCGTTGAGTGTCTTTAGGTCCGTCTCCAGCTGATGGCTGATGATTATTTCAGAACCACCAGGCATTGCACTTGTTTATATTCTGAATTTGCATGTTTACCTGACTTAGTAATCAATTAAACCTCTAAGTAAAATAACTTGTCAGTTATTACTGATGTGAAGTGATTTTGTTACTATTGTGTCAGTTAACCAGAAACTTGTCTTTAAGGCAGTTGTGATGGTCTGCTTGTGAAAGTGTTGATTCCCTTTTTGCTTTTAACAATGTATCTCTTCAATCTTCTTGTGGATTGACTAATTTATCTTACACAGTGACAATAGAGTATCATCTTGACTGGAGACTTGGCTGAAGCAGTGGTCGCTTCTCAGATAGCGACCTCTCACCTGGTGACATGGGCTGTCCTGATTCAAGTGTGAAGACCTTGTGGTCTGTGCTGGTATCTGTTCACCAAGCAGCATTCTCATGGGCAGCTTGTCTGCCTCCATGCCCTAGAGTTGTTTTGACTTGCCTCACCTTTTCCATGGGCTTGTTTTGATGGTAGTTTAGTAGGAAGAATCTGGAATGAGGCTTTACTAGCTTCTGCCTCTGGTTAGTGTATGGATAACAGCTGTGAACAACTCACCTCTAGTATTTTCTGGTGGAATGC
This sequence is a window from Peromyscus eremicus chromosome 5, PerEre_H2_v1, whole genome shotgun sequence. Protein-coding genes within it:
- the Tomm20 gene encoding mitochondrial import receptor subunit TOM20 homolog, whose translation is MVGRNSAIAAGVCGALFIGYCIYFDRKRRSDPNFKNRLRERRKKQKLAKERAGLSKLPDLKDAEAVQKFFLEEIQLGEELLAQGEYEKGVDHLTNAIAVCGQPQQLLQVLQQTLPPPVFQMLLTKLPTISQRIVSAQSLAEDDVE